CGCTCGGTTGGAACTGAAGAAGTACAACAAGTTCCTGAAGCGCCACACGGTGCACCGCGAAGTCAAGTAATGGCGACCAGCCCGACCAACCGGGCCGTTTCGCTTCGAGCAGGCTTTCGCCGCCTCTGTCTTTGGGCAGGGGCGGTGCTTTGTTGCTTGTGGGCGATGGGCTGCAAGGCTCCTCCCAAGCCGGAGTCTCCCGCCAGCGGCGAAGCGCGTCTGGTAACAAGCTTCGGCGTTGTCCAGGACTGGACAGCAACCCTTCTGGATGACGTCGACCAGCCGGTCGTCCTTCTGGATGAGACCGTAACCGCAGCCCAACCAAAGCTCTCTCCCGTCCAACAGGACATCCTGCGGCGAGCACGCGGACTGGTGATCGCCGATACGACGCTCGACGCGTTTGCCGCCAACCAATGGGATGAGTTCGGTGGTAGCCCTGAAACACTGGTCCGCATCTTCGAAGATCCCAAGGAGCCCGAGTACCTGTGGATGAATCCGGAGAATGCAGGGCAGGGTATCGCCCACCTCTCGGCTCGACTCCAGGACCTGTATCCGAAGAAGGCGACGAGAATCGCCAAGAACGAAGAGCGACTGCGCGCTGGCGTGAAAGACCTCGACGCCAAGTTGGAGAATCTCCTCGGCGGTCTTTCCAAACGCGCCGTTCTCATCGAAGATCCCCGCGTGCAGCCATTCCTCGATCGGTATAGATTCGAAGTTGAAGGAACCCTGTTCCCGAGCGTTGAGCGCGCACTGGTCACCCCTTCCATGGACGAGTTCCGTGCGGCGGCGGGATCCAGCACGACGCGCGTCTTCATCATGACATCCCAGGGCCGCGATCCGCTCGTGCAAGCGCTCTCTCAGGAATTGAATCTCCAGGTTGTTGCTTTCGATCCGATCATCGAGGGCCGGACCGATCGGGGAGCTTACCTGCGCGAAATGCAGCGAAATGCCATGAACCTGGCGCTTGCGCTCTCCTCGATTCCAGAGACAGCAGAATAGGAAACGCCGTTGCGCTCGAACCGATCCGGGGCTAGTTCCTGTTGCTCCGCTCGTGGCGGGGTTTTATGACAAAACAGGAACAGATCGAAGATAGAGCCTCTACGAAAGGTGCCGTGGAAATGGAAGAAGTGATCTATCTGGACGGGGAATTCGTTGCCAAAGGCGACGCCAAGATCAGCGTGTTCGATCACGGTTTGCTTTACGGCGATGGGGTATTTGAGGGGATTCGCCTGTACGAGAAGAACATCTTCCGGTTCGAGCAACACCTGGATCGCCTGTGGTCGTCTGCGCGCTCGATCATGCTCGATATCCCGATGTCCCGCGAGGAGATGATCGAGGCGACGTGCGAGACCTGCCGTCGCAATGGGCTGACGAATGGCTACATTCGCCTGGTCGTCACACGCGGAGTCGGCGATCTTGGCCTGGCGCCATGGATCTGCAAGAAGCCCAGCGTTTTCATCATCGCCGCCGGCATTCAGTTGTACCCCAAGGAACTGTACGAGAACGGCTTGCAGATCGTGACGGCGGCGACACGGCGTATTGCGCCGGACACTTTCTCGGCCCGCGTGAAGAGCCTGAACTACCTCAACAACATCATGGCAAAGATCAACGCTCAGAACGCCGGCGCACCGGAAGCTCTGCTTCTGAATCGCGAGGGCTATGTCGTCGAGGCCACCGCCGACAACGTGTTCCTGATCAAGGATGGCATGATCACGACGCCACCGACGTACATCGGTGCGCTGCGTGGAATCACCCGCGACGCCGCCATCGATATCGCGCGCCACCAAGGCTACACCGTGCGCGAGGAACCGTTTGCGCTCTATGAAGTCTACGACGCGGACGAGATGTTCCTGACCGGCACTGCGGCCGAAGTCATCTCTGTTGTGAAGGTCGACGGCCGAACGATTGGAAACGGCAAGCCCGGCCCGATCACGAACAAACTGCTGCAGGAGTTCCGGGCCATTACCGCGACCGACGGGACGAAGATCTGAGTTCGCCGATGCAGCCAAAGGCGCGCATCTCCGTCGTCATTCCTGCTTTCAACGAAGAGCAATCCCTCCCGCTCGTGCTTCGCGACCTGCCGATGAAGCACCTGCGGGAGGTTGTCGTTGTGGACAATGGCAGCACAGACGCCACGGGCGAAGTTGCCCTGGCGGCGGACGGACCCGTGCGTGTCGTGCGCGAAGAGCGTCGCGGCTATGGCCAGGCGTGTCTGACCGGCATCGCTGCGCTCGAGCCTTGCGACATCGTTGTCTTTCTGGACGGTGATTACAGCGATCATCCGGAAGAGCTCCGAAGCGTTGTTGCGCCGATTCTCAGCGGGAAGAAGGACTTCGTCATCGGTTCGAGAATGCGCGGTGAATCGGAGCCCGGGGCGCTGCTGCCGCAGGCGCGATTCGGCAATTGGCTGGCGTGTACCTTGATGAAGATCATCTGGAATCGCCAGTGGACGGATCTCGGTCCGTTCCGCGCCATCCGCCGCGAGGCCCTGCGACAGATCGGGATGCGCGATCGCAATTTCGGCTGGACGGTCGAGATGCAGATCAAGGCAATGCAGCACGGGCTGCGATGCGCGGAAGTGCCGGTCAGCTATCGCAAACGCGTCGGCGTTTCCAAGATCACCGGCACGGTCAGCGGCACCTTCCGAGCGGGCTACAAGATTCTCTTCACGATCTTCCGGTACGCACTATTCCGCTGAGAAGTCCATGCGGCGAACCTGAATCGGATCGCGCTCCGGCAGCGGGTGTTCGTGTACCACGGTGCTTCGCGCGGCGACCTCGGGCGGGATGTTGTAATCGACGAAGTAATCAATTCCCTGCGATCTCAGATAGTCGATAATCGTACCGCCGTTCTGGCGGTATTCGAAGTACTCGAAGCTGTTGATCAGTCCATCCAGGTTGGTCGCACGACGCTCGGAGAAGAATCCCAACTCGCCCGTGTTGAACGCCGCGAGGCGAGCATCTTCCGGAAGGTTCTCGCGAATCCACCGCGCGAGTACAAGGCGTTCGCCGTGAAGATTCGTTTCGTCGTGGTCGCCGACGTAGCCGACAGCGTTCTTGGCCGCGAACAATGTGATCGCAATAACCAGCAGACCTGCCGAAAAAGTGGGGACGGAGATGCCGTCGAATCGCGGAAGAGGCCGATTCGGGATGCGGCTGACCATGCGTACGATCAGACCGATCATCAGCGCGAAGTGCGGGCTCTGATACCAGACGCCTCGCAGCGAGTGGCTTGGTTCGACGGCAATGGAGAGCACGATCGTGTGTACGAAAAGCGCCCCCATCAGCACCAGAACCCCTGGCGCCACGGTGCGATCGCCGTTGCGAATTGCACGCACCTCAAACACGACGACTGCAATTGTCAGCAGGAAGGTGACGATGTTCTCGGTCCCGTCGGGCGTGATACGATCAATCGGAAAGACAGCGGGAAGCGTTCGTCCCCAGAGTTCGAAGAACGTTGGCAGCACGGCCGCCCAGTCGATCGGCGCTTTCTTCCACAAGCCGGAGACAGGCACGGAGCTGCCCCCCATCTTGTAGTTCCCCCAGAAGAGAACGCCGGCTGAAATGCCACAGATTGCGGCTGCGATCGTGACGAACATCGCGCGACGGGGGAGCGGCAGTGAATCGCTCCGCAGCAAAACGATTGTGGCGTAGAGGCCGATGATGGCGCTGACGACGGCCGAGTCCAATCGCGCCCAAACATTCAACGCCAGCAGCGCCATTGTCGTGATGTACCAAGTGGGCGATCGATCTTGGAGGAATCGGAGCAGCGAAATCGCCGCAAGCAGGAACACGATCAGGTGGATTGTGTTCTCCAGCCCCATCATCAGGTACTTCCCCTGGCACGCCAGGAAGAACGCCATCGCGCCGGCCAGGATCGCGCCTCGCCAGTCCCAGAGCCGCTTGCCGAACACCATCATCAGCGGAACAGCCGCGACGTTCAGAATAACGAGCATCCACATCGTGCCGGTCAAGAGTGCGCCCCGCGAATCGAACAGGAATGAGAACGCATAGAGAATCCAGAACCAGAGAAACTGCACACCGTTCGTTGGGTTCACCGCATCGAATGTCACAAAGCCCATCTGCTTCGCGTACCATGCCGTGTTCAGGTAATAGAACGTGTCGTCAATCGTGATGTGGCGCACGAGGAAGTCGACGCCTTGGGCCAGCACGTAGATTTCGCGCCCGAGCACGCCCGCACAGAAGAGAATCGCTGCCGCAGCAATCCAGCGGCATGGACAGGGCCTGGTTTCGTTTTCAGACAACGGGGAACTCCGGAGAGGGTTAGAGCTGATCGAATTCAAGCGGGTACTTGCATCGTGAGACTGCATCCTCGAAGGAAATCAATCCCTGCTGGTAGAGCGTCTTCAACGACTTATCCATCGTCACCATGCCCTGCTCCCAACCGGTTTGCATGGTCGAGAACAACTGCTCCGTCTTACCGGTGCGGACGATCTTGCGAACCGCCGAGTTCGCAATCAGGATCTCGGTCGCGACGACGCGGCCGCGATTTCCCGGCACAGGCAGAAGCTGCTGGGCGACGATTGCAATGATCGTGTTCGCCACCTGGATGCGGGTCTGTTCCTGCTGGTGCGGAGGAAAGACGTCGATCATTCGATCGATCGTTTGGGACGCATCGGGCGTGTGCAGCGTGGCGAAGACGAGGTGACCCGTTTCCGCCGCGATCAGCGCGGTCTGGATTGTTTCCAGATCTCGCATTTCGCCGATCACGATCACATCCGGATCCTGGCGCAGCACGTGGCGCAACGCCGCCGAGAAAGATCGCGTATCGCTCGTGACTTCGCGCTGCTTGATGATCGAGCGCTTGTTCGAATGCACGTACTCGATCGGATCTTCGATCGTCACGACCATGCACTGGCGCTCGTTGTTGATCTGATCGACGATGGCCGCCATTGTGGTGGACTTGCCGGATCCGGTCGGTCCCGTCACCAGAGCAAGGCCCTGATGTTTCCGAGCGATCTCTTCAACCACTCCCGGAAGTCCCAGCTTGCGGATCGGCTGAATGATATCGTTCACGACGCGGAATGCGGCCTCTACGCCACCGCGCTGGCGATGGACGTTAACACGGTATCGCCCGACATCGGGAAGATCCAGCGAGAGATCGAGCTCCCATGTTTCGTCGAATTTCTGGCGCTGCACGGGAGTCAGTTGTGTCAGGATCAACTGCTCGCACGCAGCCTTTGTCAGCGGTGGGTAGTTCAATGGAACCAGGTACCCGTCGAGACGCAAAGTCGGCGGCACGCCGCGCGAAAGATGCAGATCCGATGCGCCGCGCTCCACCGCCTGATTCAATAGCGAAACCAGCGACAGCGGCTGATCGCTATTCTTGGGCGCTTCCTTACGTCGGTGCGGGCGTACGACTTCGACGTTGCCTTCCTGGCCTCCCGGAGCGCGCTCGGGCAGGCGCTGTCCGGGCTGAATCGGGCCCTGTTGCGCCTGCTTCGGCGCGGCGGCCCGCGGCGGCAGCTTTACGCTCGGCGGGTTTGGCGGCGGAGGCGGCCCTTGCGCTGCGGATGGCGGCCTCAGTGCATCGGGAGACCGCTTCTCCGGCGGGGGAGAATGGGGCGTCTCATCCGGCTTCTTCTTCGGGAACAGACCCATTGGCGGCGCCTCCTCGGTTCAAATCGTCAACTGCCCAACAGCTTGTCGGGCTTGTGGCCTTCAGCGCAAGGGCGATGCGTTGCGCCGCATCACGGCAATCAGCTCGCGCCCTGCACGGGGCTTGATCGAATCGGGTGCAATGCCGAGTTGCTCGATCTCGAAGCTGGTTCGAAGAAGCGTGCGCAACTCGTTGGCCGTCACGTCGAACGGTGGGCCGCCGGGACGCTGCGTATTGAAGAACAGACCCACGAGCAGCCCGCCAGGCCGCAGCAGGTTCGCCATTGCCGTCACGTACTCTTCGCGGCGGCCCGGACGAATCGAGCAGAAGCAGACGTACTCCACGACGGCGTCGTATGCGCCACGGTACTCGGGCTGCAGCGCCAAGTCGAAGAAGTCCGCCGCCAGGAGCGTCGCATTCAAATCGCCCAGATTCGTACGCGCATGTTCGATCGCCAGCGGAGACAGATCGACGCCGGTGACATTGTACCCCATCTTTGCCAGCATCACGACTTCGTGACCATGTCCGCATCCGGGCACGAAAATCCGCGCTGGAGGGGCGGGTTCAGCTTTCGGATCAGAGAAGTAACGGCGCAGCGGGGGAGCCGGCGCGCCCGTGTTCCAGGCGGCTCGGGCGCCCTGTTCGTAGCTTTCGTTCCAATATTCGGGGTGGTCCGGCGTGAACTGCTCTTTCACTGTGCCAATTCCAGTGCAGAGGTACGCGCATCAAGTATCTGGCGCTCACCGGGGGAGAGGCTGTCGCGCTCCCAGGCCAGTTCCGCGTAGAGCGGCCGCGCCTGGTAGGATTCTCCACGCATCTCGAAAAGAAGCGCTCGGCGCAGTGCGATCGCGTGCTGCAATGGCATGCCCTCGGAAACTCCGGCGGGGACCGGCACCGACGGATCGTCTTCCAGGAGAAGGCTCTCCAGCATCCAGTAGGCTGCCGACGCGCGGGCGCCGACCGAGAGATTCGGACTCGCCATGGCGTACTTCAGAGCGGTCCGAGCGTCGGCAGGACGACGCGCCTGGACGCAGGCTTCTGCGGCTCCCAGGAATGCGTCCGACTCCAGGTGCTCTGCGGGATTACCGAAGGAGTTTATCAGTGCCAGGTACTGGTCTGCAGACGCGGACCAGTTGCCGGCCATTGCCTCGCCGCGCGCAATGGCAAGTTGTGCCGCGGCGGCGTTTGCTCCGGTCGGGGCGAACTTCAGGTACTCGCGGGCCGAGTTCATCGCGGTCGCGGAATCGCCCGTTGCCTCGGAGACTCTCACAGACAGCCAAAGTGCATCCGAGTAGAAGGGATCGTTCGGTGGAATTCGTTCTGGTAGACGGGTGGCGGCTTCAGCGGCGCGTTCGATTCGACCGGCGGCCAGGTCCTCTTCTGCCTCGGCAATCATTCGTGCCGCGGCTTCGCCAGAAAGCGGCCCCGATTCGGGAGCAGTCGTCGTAGAAGTTGTGGTCAAGACGTCGTCCAAAGACAACTGCGCCGCGCCGGCGAATGTTGGAATCGCCAGCGCGGCCAGAAAGAACGCAGTGCGGATTGAGGTCCGATGGAGCATCGCGGTCAGCCGGGGACGTGTCGCGGCTTGTCGAGGAAATCGCCGATGCGCGGTGGCTTGGCCTTCTTCTTTTCCTTGCCGGAATCCTGCTCCGGTGGAGCCCCAGGAGGCGTGTCGTCGCCCTTCTTGAAGAGCGGCGGCAAGTCCTCGCCGCGGATCAGCATCTCAAATTCTTCCGCGTCGATCGTCTCGCGATCGATCAGCGCCTGGGTGAGCTTGTCGAGCAACTCGCGCTTTTCGGTCAGAATGTCGACCGCGCGTGTGTGGGCTTCTTCGACAAGCGACCGAACTTCGTCGTCGATGATCTGGGCGACTTCTTCGCTGTAGTCGCGGTTGTCGCTGTTCATGTCGCGACCGACGAAAACCTGGCCGCGCGATTCGCCAAACGTGCGAGGCCCAAGACGTTCGCTCATGCCGAACTCGCAGACCATGCGGCGGGCCAGATCGGTGACGCGGTGCAGGTCGTTACCAACGCCGGTGCCGGTTTCTGCGAAGACGATCTGCTCGGCGGCCATGCCGCCCAGCATCGCAACCAGCTTGGCCTTCAGTTCCGTGCGCGTGTGGCTGTGTTTTTCTTCGGCCGGCAGGAAGTGCGTCACACCCAACGCGCGACCGCGTGGGATGATCGTAATTTTGTGCACCGGGTCGGAGCCTTCGGTAAAGCGCGCAACGATTGCGTGGCCGCCTTCGTGCACGGCGGTGGCGTGCTTCTCATTTTCCGTGATCTTCATGCTGCGGCGTTCCGGACCCATCATCACGCGGTCCTTGGCTTCTTCCAGATCGCGCTGATCGATCTCGGGCTTGTTCTGGCGGGCAGCCAGCAGCGCCGCTTCGTTGATGATGTTGGCCAGGTCCGCGCCGCTGTAGCCGGGCGTGCCCTTGGCAATCGCCAGCATGTCGACGTTGTTGGCCAGCTTCACATTCTTGGCGTGGACCTTCAGGATCTTCTCGCGGCCCAGCACATCCGGGTAATCCACGGCGATCTGGCGGTCGAAGCGGCCGGGACGCAGCAGCGCCGGATCCAGAACGTCCGGGCGGTTCGTCGCGGCGATCAGGATCACGCCTTCGTTCGTGGCAAAGCCGTCCATCTCGACGAGCAACTGGTTCAGGGTCTGCTCGCGTTCGTCATGCCCGCCGCCAATGCCGGCAAAGCGATGACGGCCGACGGCGTCGATTTCGTCGATGAAGACGAGGCAGGGCTTGCTCTTCTTGGCCTGCTCGAACAGGTCGCGGACTCGGCTGGCGCCGACGCCGACGAACATCTCGACGAAGTCCGAACCGGAGATCGAGAAGAATGGCACGTTGGCTTCGCCGGCCACGGCCTTGGCGAGCATCGTCTTGCCGGTGCCTGGAGGACCGAACAGCAGAACGCCCTTCGGAATGCGGCCACCGAGGCGGCTGAATTTCTTTGGATCTTTCAGGAAATCGACAACTTCACAGAGCTCTTCCTTGGCCTCATCCACGCCGGCCACATCCTCGAACAGGACCTTGACTTGGCCCTCTGAGATCAGCTTCGCGCGGGACTTGCCGAAGGACATCGCCTTGTTGCCGCTGCTCTGGACCTGGCGCACGAACAGCACCCACAGGGCCACGATCAGCAGAACCGGAATCATGAGCGGCAGCAGGATCTGCGTGAAGACGCGCGACTGCGGTGAAGGCATATAGCTGTTCACGCGGTCATCCAGCATCCGCGAGAGAATCAGTTCTGCCTGCAGGGGCTGATACACCGTGACGAACGGAATGGGCTCGCCGGCCTTGCGATTCGTCGCCGCGCGATTCAGGCGAGCGGAGACTGACTGGGGCAGCTTCGCGCTGGCGGCGATCTTCCCCTCGATCTTGCCGTCCATATCCCGCACATCGTCTTTGAAAGCCTGGTTGTCGACGACAACGCCATTGTCGTCGGTCACCGTGTTCATGGCAGCAACGTCCAGGAATTCGATCACCGTCAGCTTCAATGGCTCGGTGCGTTCCTGCATCTGAATGAACAGGAAGACACAGGCCACGATGATGATGATCCAGAGGGAAACGGATTTGAGTCTATTCATCAGTCAGTGAGAGTCCTTGGTTTCCAGCTTTTGGAGCGATATTCCGGCAGAGCGAAATTCCCACGAAACCTGGTAGCAAGGAGTGTGACAACACCGCCGCATTCCAGATTCCCGTCGTCATCGGACCAGTTTCATTCCGCACCGGTCAAGGTCAAACGGCCCAATGACTGGCTTTACTAAAGTTAGTCCCGCAGCACCAAAACCGGGCAGTGGGCGTAGCGCACGATGTGCTCCGCGACCGATCCGATTAACAAATGGGCCGCTCCTGTTCGTCCATGAGAATGGATCACGATCAGTTCCGCTTCGATCTCCTCGGCGAAGTCGGCCACCTCTCGCGATGGCGATCCGATCCGGATTTCCATGGCGGCTCCTTCATATTCCGGAGCGCTCAACCGGGCCGCCAGTGCCTCTTCGGCGTGCTCGATTCGGGCCATGTCATTGGACTCCGGCCAGATTACACCCGGCTCCATCGGAGTCAGCGGCGGAATTACATGGATAATGTACAGGTCCGATGACTTCGAAACCAGTTCTCGTGCGGTCTTCAGCGCCGTCATCGAGAAGTCGGAGAAATCGAGCGGAACGACGATTTTCTTCTTTGGGAGCCAACTCATGTCTGCCCTCCGATCCGGCAGGCGAAACACAACCTGCCCATGGGCCCTATCGTAAGGGACCGGGGACGGAAACGCAAGGTAATGGGGGAGGGGAAGGTCAGACTTCTGAGTCGTCTGTGGCCTTGGCGGATTCTTCTGTGGTGGCGGTCTTAGGCTCGGACAGGCGCCACGCCGCCGTGCCGCCGGCAAGGACACGGGCATCGTGGCCAGCGGCCAGCAATGCCGCCGCCCAGCGCGATGCGTCTGCGGTGCCATCATCCGCGATCACGACGACTTCGTCGCTGCGTGCGGCGCGATCGACATAGTCGGTCGGTTTGATGTCCCGGGAGAACGCCACGACTTCTGCGCCGGGGATGACTGCTTCCGGGGCTCGCTTCAGATCGCGGGTCAGTTGGATCACGCGGATCTGCTTTCCAGAGTCGGTGCGTCCCGCTTCATTCAGAAGGGCCTCGCGCAGATCCGCGGCGGTCACCTTCGTCGCAACAGATTCGGTGCTCGTCCCGGCGGGGGAGACGGTGGGGGCCTTTGCGCGACGCCATGCGGTATAGCCGCCGGTGAGCGTGCGGACTTCGGCCGCCCCGGCATCTTCCAGCGCGGCCGCGGCCTTGTCGGCTGTCTGGGCGCTGAGATCGTCGTCGACCACGACAATCGTAAGGTCCGTCGGAATGGCCCGATACGGGATCGTTGCCGCGGGGATGGAGGCTGCTCCGACGATGTGGCCGCGGGCGAAATCCGTCTCGGACCGCACGTCGACGACCATCACGCGCTGCCCGTTCTCGCGCAGAGACTGAAGGTCCTCCACCGAGATCGGGGTGGCGGCCAATGCGGTCGACGCACAGCCCAGCACCAGCAATGTCACAAGCAGACGAATCATCGGACCATCATTCCTTCCCAAGGCACAGGCGTCGGAGGCGGCACGGAGCGCACTGTGATCACAATCTCATCCGCATCGGTCAGGCCGAGGCTATCCTCGACGGTCAGGCGGAAGCGAACCGTCTCAACCACGAGCGAACTCGGCGCCGTGAATTCCGGGGTCGCCGTGTCGCCGCCAATCAAAGTCACCGGCGGGCCGGATGTCTGCGTCCACGAATAAGACAGGCCATCGCCGATCGATGCGCTGCCATCCAGGTAGACCGTCTGGGTACCATCGACCGTCTGATCAGGGCCGGCGTGTGCGCTCGGCATGCTGACCGCAATGATGACGTTCATGGTGTCGCTGGAGGAGCGGGCCTGATTGTCGGTCACGGTCAGTTCCCAGGTCATCAGGGTATTCTCCGTGACCTCCGGCGCCGTGAAGCGCGGCTCCTTGGTCTGCGGGCTCAGAAGGACAACCGGCGGGCCGACTGTCTGGTTCCAGGAAATGTCCAGCGGCGATGGACCTTGCGTGCCCGTGGCGTCGATCGTCACGACCTGGCCGGGAATGGCGACCATATCGGGACCCGCGTCTACGATCAGGTTCGGATTGTCGACGCTGATCTGGATAATGCGGAAGTCCTCGAGCGGAGGGTCGCCGCCGTCGTTCAGACGGAAGGTCACTTCGTAGACGCCGATCTGGCTCATGTCCGGCGACCAACTGAAAGCGCCCGTCGCGGTGTTGAACGTCGGAGCCGGTCCGGCGGGAATGCCGTCCGTGAACTCCATGGAGTATTCTTCCGTCAGCCCAGTGCTCACCGTGCCGACCAACGTGAAGTCCAGCGAATTCCCAACGACCACTGCCTTGTCCCCTGGATCGTCGAGAACCGGCTTCTGGCGATAATGAAGCGTGTACTGCCCGGTCGAACCGTAATCGACGAGATGGAAGAACGGAGCAGTATCGACGCGGAGCGCAGCGGCGCGTTTGGGGTCGATTCGGAGCTGATCTACCCACGCGTTCTCGACGGGAAGGATTTTGCCATCTGACCGTTCCGCGCTGACGAAACCGAGATTCCCATTCGCCGGGTCGGGAATGCGCACATACGCCCAGACAGCACCCGGCGCCGTGAAGGTCAGCGTCGTATCGGGATTGCCCGAGTCGACAACGTTGGATACTCCCGCGGCCACGTGCGTCACCGGAATGTCGGTGCCGTCCGAAGCGTAGATGTTGTCCGGAATGAAATCAGGATCCTGGTCCTCGTCGGCGAGGAAATCGAGGATGTCGTCTGAGCCGGGCTCGTCCACTCGCACGTTGTGCACGAGCGTCCGTGTGCTGATCCCGTCGATCAACGAGGTCTTTTCTCCGCCGAACTGATCGGCGTGTTTGTAAGTCGCATTGAAGTTGATGAACTCGCCGAGCAACGAGGACGTCATTGTCCAGCGAACCATGGCAGCCTGCGCCGCCTGCAGATCGCCGATGCTCGCGAGCATCGAAGGTGTGCGAGCCTCGCCGTTTACCTGCGTTCCGAGAATCAGGAAGCTGACCAGCAGGCCCTTCTCATTCTCGATGATCTCGGGCTGGCCGGTCTTCAACTTCATGCTATTGGCCGGACCGTGCCCATCGTTCGTCACGCGCAGACCGAATGTGAACGGTTCGCTGCGCTCCTCGATGTTCTCGGTCAGCGGATCGTCACCGATCACCAGGCGCGGGAAGAAGTACTCGAGCTTCAGAAGCGGCTGGGGATGTACGACGATCGAGTCGGGAAGAACGATCAAATCGACCGGGGCAGTGCCTTCCGGCCCGAGCGAAAGGTCGACGGTGACGTAGTAGCGTTGACCGGCGGGATCGCTGCCGCCTGCGCCGACCGTGGGCACGATCAGCCAGGAGGCTTCGCCCGTATCGCCGATTTCAATCCGGCCCGTCCCGTCGACGGCGGTGACATCCTTCAGTTCCGCATCGCCGACAAAGAAGAGGGCATCCGCGGGATCGCCGTTATTGTCAATAATCGAGATCGCGGCGTTGACGTTGGTCAGCGCCTTGTCGGTCAGGTTATTGGCAAGCGTCAGTCGCGCGTCGAAGGCGACGCGTTCGAATGTCAGTTCCTGCTTGATCTGAATCTTGACGCGGGCACACGTCTGCGCAGAGGCGTGTGACACCGCCAGGCCCATCAGGGCGATCAACAGAACGATCCAGTTTGTGGCTCTACACGTCATCGCTTGCCTCAATCGCACGGATCATTCACGGTGCCGCCGCCACCGCCGCCGCCACCGCCGCCTTGCGCCCAGACTCTACCGCCTCCGGCGCCCGTCGGGCAGTCGCACTTGGTGTACTTGCACATGCAATCGTACATGTCCTTCAGGCCGAGACCGGTCAGGGCCTTGCAGCACGGCGTCACTCCGGAGTCGCCGGTGATTGCGCCGGCCAACTCGCACAGGCAGCCGCTGCCTGGGACGCCACCGCCCTGGAGCGATTCCTTCGCGCACGTCAGCGCTGGATGATCCGGAAGCAGCAACGAAGCGAGGTCGCCCAGAGACGTCGGAATCTTCGGGATAATCTTACAGAGGACACTCAGTTTGACAGAACCGTACACGGTTGCCGTACCACCGCAGAGATCGGCACCGGCCGTGATTGGAATTTCGGGATCGAAGTCGCACTTTTCGAAGATATCGCAGACAATCTGGAAGAGATCCCCGATCGTTCCGCGGTGTCCCTTGTCCATCATGTCGGCTAGGGCCGTACGGCGAGTCGGCGCTTCTTCCGGATAGGGCGTCACGATACGGAACGGAACCTGGATCGCATCGCGAGCAGGAATGTCGCCCAACTCCGTGACGAGCGGTTCCACTCGGAAGTCCGAGG
This genomic window from bacterium contains:
- a CDS encoding universal stress protein, with protein sequence MSWLPKKKIVVPLDFSDFSMTALKTARELVSKSSDLYIIHVIPPLTPMEPGVIWPESNDMARIEHAEEALAARLSAPEYEGAAMEIRIGSPSREVADFAEEIEAELIVIHSHGRTGAAHLLIGSVAEHIVRYAHCPVLVLRD